The genome window GATGGCGTCTCCGCCATCACCGGCCTGCCGCGCGAGCGCATCGTGCTGGCCTGGCCCTTCACCACACAGTCCATCGGCGAGAGCCTCGGGCGCCTCGCCGAGCGCGCACCGGCGCGTGCAGCCGCCGGCGCTGCCCAGCCGCTGCAGATCCTCGCGGGCCCTTCGGGACTGACGCTGGCCAACATCGGCGCCCCGAATCTCGCCGACATCTTCGTCGGTGCCGTCGATCTGCCCTACTACCTGGAAGCGCCGGGTGACGGCAACGCCGACGCCATCGTCAACCAGACCTTCTGGGCGGCCGACCCGGCCCAGCCCAATCTGGGCACGCAGGAAAACCCGACCACCTTCCTCGGTCAGGTGCCCTGCGGCGCCTTCGCCGCCGGTGCCATGGGCCTGTCGCCCAGCACCAGCACGACGCGTTGCTTCCCGGTGCCGGTGGAGCGTGGCACCGAGCGTGCGCCGCTGCTGCTGACCGTACCGAATCAGGTGGCGAAGCCGGAAGCCGGCTGGCCCATCGTCATCTTCCAGCACGGCATCACCTCCGACCGCAGCGCCTTGCTGGCACTGGCGCCGGCGCTGTCCAGCGCCGGCTTCGTGACCGTGGCCATGGACCTGCCGCTGCACGGTATTCCACCGGCAGACTGCAGTGCCGAAGGCGCCGATGCGCTATGCGGCGCGCGCCAGCAGCTGCGCGGCGCCAACGCGCTCTTCGGCGCGCGCGAGCGCACCTTCGACGTCGATCTGGACGGTCAGCCGGGCCCGGACGGCTCAGGCGCCAACTTCATCAATCTGCCCAGCCTGCTGACTTCGCGTGACAACAACCGCCAGGCCGTCGCCGATCTGCTGCATCTGCGCGCGTTGACGACACGGCTGGATTTGAACAGCGACGGCGCGCCGGACATCGACCCCGCACGTGTCTACTTCGTCGGCCATTCGCTGGGCGGCATCACCGGTAGCACCTTCGTCGCCCTCGACGAGCAGGTGCGCGCCGCGACGCTGGCCAACCCCGGCGGCGGCATCGGCAAGCTGCTCGATGCCTCGCGCAGCTTCGGACCCGTCATCGCGCAGGGCCTGGCAGCGAACGGGGTTGTCGAAGGCACCGACGCTTACGAGACCTTCCTGCGCTTCGCCCAGCACCTCATCGACCCGGGCGACCCGATCAACTACGCTCAGCAACTCGGCGATCGCCGCATCCACTTCATCGAGGTCGTCGGCGATCTGGTAGTGCCCAATACTGCGCCGCGCAATCCGCCGGCTGGCGAGGAGGGCAACGACCCGCGCCTCGACCGCGTCACTGTCGCCGGACCGCTGTCGGGGAGCACGCCGCTGATCGAGCAGATCGGCCTGGAGGTCGCCGTGATCGACGACCTCGACGCGCCGGCCGATGTGCGCCTCGGCGATGACGCTCCAACGGCAGTGCGCTTCACATCGGGCAGCCATAGCTCCGTGCTGATCCCGGCTACCGACCCGGTGACGCAGGAGATGCAGCGCCAGATCGTCAACTTCCTGGCCAGCGACGGCCAGTGTCTGCCGCTGCGCGGGAGCTGCCAATGAACAGCATCGAACGGCAAACCACCCTTCATCGCGATCCCGGCCAGCAGGAGTCCGTCATGCCGACCACCTTCATTCTTCGCGGCGCCTGCAGCCTGGCGCTGGGCGCCGCATTGCTGGCCGCCTCACCAGCACAAGCGATGCGCACCAGCATCGGCGACATCGACATGTCGCTGCAGAACCGCATCAGCTTCGGCATCGCCTTTCGAACGGAAAGCCCGGACAGCGACCTGCTGGGTATTGCCAACGGCGGCGAAGCCTTCTCCACCAACTTCGATGACGCCAACCAGAACTTCGACAGTGCCGGCGAGCCCTTTACCGCACCACTGAAGCTGCTCAGCGACTTCAGCGCCGACTGGAACGGCTTCACGCTCTTCGCGCGCGGTGGCTTCGGCTTCGACGGCGTGTTGCACCGGCGCAACAACTTCGACCGGTCGGACTACGGCCCCGGCAAGGAAGCCTCCCTCGCCGAGCTCGAGCGCAAGAACGATGGGGTACGCAGCGAGGTCGGACGCTACGCCGAGTTGCTGGACCTGCATATTTCGGCCTCGCATCGCTTCCTGGGCCGCTCGCTCAGTTGGAAGCTCGGCCGGCAGATCATCAACTGGGGCGAGTCGACCTTCATCCAGAACGGCCTCAACGCCATCGTCGCCGCCAATGCCAATCGCGCCGGCGTGCCCGGCGCCGAGCTGGAGGAGGTCTTCGTGCCGACGGCCAACCTCTGGGCGGCCATGGATCTCACCTCGCTCATCTCGGCGGAGGCCTGGTACCAGCTGCAGTGGGAGCGCACAGAGCCCTTCGCATCGGGCACCTTCTTCTCCACCAACGATTTCGTGGCCGCCGGCGGAACTCGTGCCAATCTGGGCTTCGGGCGCGTGACGGAGAACAGTCCGCCCGGGACGCCCTGCGCGGCACCGCCCTTCCCGGGGAATCCCTGCGTGCCCTTCGGCTCCTCGATCCCGCGCACGGGCGACGACGAACCGAGCGATTCCGGCCAGTTCGGCGGCGCGCTGCGCTTCTTCGTACCGGCGCTGGCCGGCGCCGATATCGGCCTCTACGCCACGCGCTATCACAGCCGGCTGCCGCTGATCTCGGGCATCTCGCGCACCGATGCCACCGCCACCTCGCAGACGGCGGCCTTCCGCATCGACTACCCCGAGGACATC of Algiphilus aromaticivorans DG1253 contains these proteins:
- a CDS encoding DUF1302 domain-containing protein translates to MNSIERQTTLHRDPGQQESVMPTTFILRGACSLALGAALLAASPAQAMRTSIGDIDMSLQNRISFGIAFRTESPDSDLLGIANGGEAFSTNFDDANQNFDSAGEPFTAPLKLLSDFSADWNGFTLFARGGFGFDGVLHRRNNFDRSDYGPGKEASLAELERKNDGVRSEVGRYAELLDLHISASHRFLGRSLSWKLGRQIINWGESTFIQNGLNAIVAANANRAGVPGAELEEVFVPTANLWAAMDLTSLISAEAWYQLQWERTEPFASGTFFSTNDFVAAGGTRANLGFGRVTENSPPGTPCAAPPFPGNPCVPFGSSIPRTGDDEPSDSGQFGGALRFFVPALAGADIGLYATRYHSRLPLISGISRTDATATSQTAAFRIDYPEDIQMFGASASFQGPFGTSIQAEYSYKIDQPLQLDDVEILLAGLGAPNQIVDNTPLPTSLGNQYIRGWRRHDVHQAILAFTQLFGPNTIPGSSQTVWLFETGYTRVNGLPDNDELRYEAPGTPLPGNAAIAASQGLPVETGQFATTSSWGYRTVVASTYNNVLGGMNVTPSLRFDHDVNGMTPSPLGNFVDGRKQVATNLKFDYLSTWQFDVGYTMFFGGGKQNLLADRDFVQLALRYAF